From the genome of Geminocystis herdmanii PCC 6308, one region includes:
- a CDS encoding secondary thiamine-phosphate synthase enzyme YjbQ codes for MKMYQEIVEIKTSGKCLHSITSQVMTVVKKSGIQTGICTVFILHTSASLIIQENADPDVLADLSNFFSKLVPENGFDYLHSAEGADDMPSHIRSILTSTSENIIIRDGKLLLGTWQGIYLWEHRVRSHLRKIAIHVQGN; via the coding sequence ATGAAAATGTATCAAGAAATAGTGGAAATCAAAACCAGTGGTAAATGTCTTCATAGCATAACCTCTCAAGTGATGACAGTAGTAAAAAAATCAGGGATTCAAACGGGGATATGTACGGTTTTTATCCTTCATACTAGCGCTAGTTTAATTATTCAAGAAAATGCCGATCCTGATGTGTTGGCTGATTTAAGTAATTTCTTTAGTAAACTTGTACCTGAAAATGGTTTTGATTATCTTCATAGTGCGGAGGGTGCTGATGATATGCCTAGTCATATTCGATCGATCTTAACCAGTACTTCAGAAAATATTATTATTCGTGATGGTAAACTTTTACTGGGTACATGGCAAGGTATATATTTGTGGGAACATAGAGTTCGATCGCACTTGAGAAAAATTGCCATTCATGTTCAAGGTAATTAA
- a CDS encoding type II toxin-antitoxin system HicA family toxin, translating to MPLKPLTFREVKRRLNNAGFEIVSQKGSHVKFAKETQEGRLTTIVPKYKEIMIGTLTSILKQARLSTNEFENLQYFCKRHNTQITCANLTV from the coding sequence ATGCCGCTTAAACCTTTAACATTTAGGGAAGTGAAAAGAAGATTAAATAATGCAGGTTTTGAAATTGTTAGTCAAAAGGGTAGTCATGTAAAATTTGCCAAAGAAACGCAGGAGGGAAGATTAACGACGATCGTACCAAAATACAAAGAGATAATGATTGGTACTTTAACGAGTATTCTCAAACAAGCACGATTAAGTACTAATGAATTTGAAAATTTACAATATTTTTGTAAAAGACATAATACACAAATCACTTGCGCAAATTTGACAGTATAA
- a CDS encoding Txe/YoeB family addiction module toxin: protein MWTVILTKQANKDAKKLSSAGLKPQTQQLLMILTENPYQPPYEKLRGDLSGYYSRRINKQHRLIYQILSEEKIVKVLRMWSHYE, encoded by the coding sequence ATGTGGACAGTTATTCTAACAAAACAAGCCAATAAGGATGCTAAAAAATTAAGTTCGGCGGGTTTAAAACCTCAAACTCAGCAGTTGTTGATGATTTTAACAGAAAATCCTTATCAACCTCCCTATGAAAAATTGAGAGGAGATTTATCAGGTTATTACTCTCGTAGAATTAATAAACAGCATCGTCTAATTTATCAAATTTTATCAGAAGAAAAGATAGTTAAGGTTTTGCGAATGTGGAGTCACTATGAGTAA
- a CDS encoding type II toxin-antitoxin system RelE/ParE family toxin, with the protein MRIFKNKSFDRFTKNEKIKDQDLWEAVERANKGLISADLGGGLIKQRIARKGQGKSSGFRSIIIFKADDRAFFVYGFAKNQQDNINEKELIALKKLSNELLSYSEQDLLIAIEKGILKEIKV; encoded by the coding sequence TTGAGAATATTTAAAAATAAAAGTTTTGATAGATTTACTAAAAATGAAAAAATCAAAGATCAAGATTTATGGGAAGCTGTTGAAAGAGCAAATAAAGGTTTAATTTCTGCTGATTTAGGTGGTGGTTTAATTAAACAAAGAATTGCTCGAAAAGGACAAGGAAAATCTAGTGGATTTCGTTCTATTATTATTTTTAAAGCAGATGATCGGGCGTTTTTTGTTTATGGTTTTGCTAAAAATCAACAAGATAATATTAATGAAAAAGAATTAATAGCACTAAAAAAATTAAGCAATGAATTGCTATCATATTCTGAACAAGATTTATTAATAGCAATAGAAAAAGGTATTTTAAAAGAGATAAAAGTATGA
- a CDS encoding class II aldolase/adducin family protein produces the protein MNNQHNIDEGTIKFNCQWIKQPLSIFVPDELLRWRDRIYELNLIGYYQDINIGYGNISIKTPQGILISGTQTGNIYPIQSQHFTLVTDYQLDRNTIECQGLIKASSESMTHIAVYRCDESINAIIHIHNLTLWQNLMDKIPTTNKDVAYGTPDMAKEIFRLFAESNVKQEKILVMAGHKEGIIVFGNSLEEAGNTLLKIIRD, from the coding sequence ATGAATAATCAACATAATATTGATGAAGGTACAATTAAGTTTAACTGTCAATGGATTAAGCAACCTTTGTCAATTTTTGTGCCCGATGAACTTTTAAGGTGGCGCGATCGAATCTATGAACTTAATTTGATAGGATATTATCAGGACATTAATATCGGTTACGGTAATATCAGTATCAAAACACCTCAAGGAATCTTAATATCGGGTACACAAACAGGCAATATTTACCCCATTCAATCACAACATTTTACCTTAGTTACGGATTATCAGCTCGATCGAAATACCATAGAATGTCAAGGATTAATTAAGGCTTCTTCTGAATCTATGACGCATATCGCCGTTTATCGATGCGATGAATCTATCAATGCTATTATTCATATTCACAACTTGACTCTGTGGCAAAACTTAATGGATAAAATACCGACTACTAATAAAGATGTTGCCTATGGTACACCAGATATGGCAAAAGAGATATTTCGTTTATTTGCCGAAAGCAACGTTAAACAAGAAAAAATTCTGGTAATGGCAGGGCATAAAGAAGGAATTATCGTCTTTGGCAACTCCCTTGAAGAAGCTGGAAATACACTGCTCAAAATTATTCGAGATTGA
- the clpB gene encoding ATP-dependent chaperone ClpB, whose protein sequence is MQPTNPQQFTEKAWEAIVKTPDIAKQNQHQQIESEHLLKSLLEQEGLAVNIFNKANVSATRLREKVDEFINRQAKIKNIGDSVYLGKSLDTLLDRADNYKKQFDDDFISIEHMILGYAQDDRFGKKLLQEFNLDENKLKSIIKDIRGSQKVSDQNPENKYESLAKYGRDLTELARLGKLDPVIGRDDEVRRTIQILSRRTKNNPVLIGEPGVGKTAIVEGLAQRIINRDVPESLLDRTLIALDMGSLIAGAKYRGEFEERLKAVLKEVTESQGNIVLFIDEIHTVVGAGATQGAMDAGNLLKPMLARGELRCIGATTLDEYRKYIEKDAALERRFQSVFVGEPNVIDTISILRGLKERYEVHHGVKIADTALVAAAMLSNRYIADRFLPDKAIDLVDESAAKLKMEITSKPEELDEVDRKILQREMERLSLKKEVDQASVERREKLEQELANLKEEQSAFNAQWQGEKEAIDQIRSLRESLEKLNVEIQQAERDYDYNKAAELRYGKLADIQKEIKNKETLLAEKQTSGKSLLREEVEESDIAEIISKWTGIPISKLVESDKEKLLHLEEQLHDRVIGQNEAVIAVSDAIQRSRAGLSDPNRPTASFIFLGPTGVGKTELAKALAGILFDTEDAIVRIDMSEYMEKHTVSRLMGAPPGYVGYEEGGQLTEAIRRRPYSVVLFDEIEKAHPDVFNVMLQILDDGRLTDSQGRTVDFTNTIIIMTSNIGSQYILDLAGDNSKYEEMRSRVMEAMRGSFRPEFLNRIDEIIIFHSLEKSELRNIVKIQVQRLESRLNEQKMTLKMSDIALDFLAEIGYDPVYGARPLKRAIQRYLETSIAKAILRGEFKNGDTIFVDVEDERLSLKKI, encoded by the coding sequence ATGCAACCAACAAATCCGCAACAATTTACAGAAAAAGCATGGGAAGCGATCGTAAAAACTCCCGATATTGCGAAACAAAATCAACATCAACAAATCGAAAGCGAACACTTATTAAAATCTCTTTTAGAACAAGAGGGATTAGCTGTTAATATCTTTAATAAAGCTAACGTTAGTGCAACCCGTTTACGAGAAAAAGTTGATGAATTTATTAACCGTCAAGCTAAGATTAAAAATATCGGTGATTCTGTCTATTTAGGCAAAAGTTTAGATACTCTTTTAGATAGAGCTGATAATTATAAAAAACAGTTTGATGATGATTTTATTTCCATCGAACATATGATCTTAGGTTATGCACAAGACGATCGATTTGGCAAGAAATTATTACAAGAATTTAACCTAGATGAAAATAAATTAAAATCCATTATTAAAGATATTAGAGGAAGTCAAAAAGTGAGTGATCAAAATCCAGAAAATAAGTATGAATCTTTAGCGAAATATGGACGAGATTTGACGGAATTAGCAAGGCTTGGTAAACTCGATCCTGTCATCGGTAGAGATGATGAAGTTCGCCGTACTATTCAAATTCTCTCCCGTCGTACAAAAAACAATCCTGTGTTAATTGGTGAGCCGGGGGTGGGTAAAACTGCGATTGTGGAAGGATTAGCCCAACGTATTATAAACCGAGATGTGCCTGAATCTCTGCTCGATCGAACTCTCATTGCCTTAGACATGGGCAGTTTAATCGCTGGTGCAAAATATCGAGGGGAATTTGAAGAAAGACTTAAAGCCGTATTGAAGGAAGTCACGGAATCTCAGGGGAATATTGTCCTTTTCATCGATGAAATTCATACAGTTGTAGGGGCAGGGGCGACTCAAGGAGCGATGGACGCAGGAAACCTCTTAAAACCCATGTTAGCACGGGGCGAATTGCGTTGTATTGGGGCGACTACCCTCGATGAATACCGCAAGTATATCGAGAAGGATGCCGCCTTAGAGAGACGTTTTCAGTCGGTTTTCGTAGGTGAACCCAATGTAATTGATACTATCTCAATTTTGCGCGGTTTGAAAGAGCGTTACGAAGTCCATCACGGGGTGAAAATTGCCGATACCGCTTTGGTTGCCGCCGCTATGCTTTCTAATCGTTATATTGCCGATCGATTTTTACCTGATAAAGCTATTGATTTAGTGGATGAATCTGCCGCTAAATTAAAGATGGAAATTACCTCAAAACCAGAGGAATTAGATGAAGTCGATCGAAAAATTTTACAACGAGAAATGGAGCGTTTATCACTGAAAAAAGAGGTAGATCAAGCATCTGTTGAAAGACGAGAAAAATTAGAGCAAGAATTAGCTAATTTAAAGGAAGAACAATCGGCTTTTAATGCTCAATGGCAGGGGGAAAAAGAAGCTATAGATCAAATTCGTAGTTTAAGAGAATCCCTCGAAAAATTGAACGTAGAAATTCAACAAGCCGAGCGGGATTATGACTATAATAAAGCTGCCGAATTAAGATACGGAAAATTAGCTGATATTCAAAAAGAGATTAAAAATAAAGAAACTTTATTAGCGGAAAAACAAACCTCTGGTAAATCACTTTTACGGGAAGAAGTTGAGGAGTCGGATATTGCCGAAATCATCTCAAAATGGACTGGTATTCCTATTAGTAAATTAGTGGAATCTGACAAAGAAAAACTACTACATCTTGAAGAACAACTGCACGATCGAGTAATCGGGCAAAATGAGGCAGTTATCGCCGTTTCTGACGCTATTCAGCGCTCTCGTGCTGGTTTAAGTGATCCTAATCGCCCTACCGCTAGTTTTATCTTTCTAGGGCCTACAGGTGTAGGTAAAACCGAACTTGCCAAAGCCTTAGCAGGTATTCTCTTTGACACTGAAGATGCGATCGTGCGAATAGATATGTCAGAGTACATGGAAAAACATACCGTTTCCCGTTTAATGGGTGCGCCTCCGGGATACGTTGGCTATGAAGAAGGAGGACAATTAACGGAAGCGATTCGCCGTCGTCCTTATTCTGTGGTACTATTTGACGAGATCGAAAAAGCTCATCCTGACGTGTTTAACGTGATGTTGCAAATCTTGGATGATGGACGCTTAACGGATTCCCAAGGGCGTACCGTTGATTTTACCAATACTATCATCATCATGACCAGTAACATCGGTTCGCAGTATATCCTTGATTTAGCAGGGGATAACTCGAAATATGAGGAGATGCGTAGTCGAGTTATGGAGGCGATGCGCGGTAGTTTCCGCCCAGAATTTTTGAACCGTATCGATGAAATAATCATCTTCCATAGCCTTGAAAAATCAGAATTGAGAAATATCGTCAAAATTCAAGTTCAACGGCTAGAATCACGCTTAAACGAACAGAAAATGACCTTAAAAATGTCTGATATAGCCCTCGATTTTCTCGCTGAAATCGGTTATGATCCAGTTTATGGTGCAAGACCGTTAAAACGAGCAATACAAAGATACTTAGAGACCTCGATCGCTAAGGCAATTTTAAGGGGTGAATTTAAAAACGGAGACACAATTTTTGTCGATGTCGAAGACGAAAGATTGAGCCTCAAAAAAATATAA
- a CDS encoding type II toxin-antitoxin system Phd/YefM family antitoxin, with product METIKINQPEFDFPKIIAEINKKHQPVLIEETTGKAILISEQEWNEIQETLYIQSIPNMVESIHREASTPIEECINIEDIDW from the coding sequence ATGGAAACTATAAAAATTAATCAACCAGAATTTGATTTTCCTAAAATAATTGCTGAGATTAACAAAAAACATCAACCTGTTTTGATTGAAGAAACAACAGGTAAAGCAATTTTAATTTCCGAGCAAGAATGGAATGAAATCCAAGAAACTTTATATATTCAATCTATTCCTAATATGGTAGAGTCCATCCATCGAGAAGCATCCACTCCTATAGAGGAATGTATTAATATTGAGGATATTGATTGGTAA
- a CDS encoding helix-turn-helix domain-containing protein produces MKNKNVYQSDILASIHETAYDLYSADLLSESKMKEFDEICLSPIQSFKPEEIKAIRQEQNVSQEVFAKYLNVSSGLILQWENGEKKPKGSSLKLLNLVKNKGISILI; encoded by the coding sequence ATGAAAAATAAAAATGTTTATCAAAGTGATATTTTAGCCTCTATTCATGAAACTGCTTATGATTTATACTCCGCAGATTTGTTAAGTGAATCTAAAATGAAAGAATTTGATGAGATATGTTTAAGTCCAATTCAATCTTTTAAACCAGAAGAAATTAAAGCTATTCGTCAAGAACAAAATGTAAGTCAAGAAGTATTTGCCAAATATTTGAATGTATCTTCTGGTTTAATTTTACAATGGGAAAATGGAGAAAAAAAACCTAAAGGCTCATCTTTAAAATTGTTAAATCTTGTTAAAAATAAAGGAATTTCGATTTTGATATAA
- a CDS encoding phycocyanin subunit beta, with amino-acid sequence MYDAFTRVVSQADARGEFLSSSQIDALSQMVSDSNKRIDTVNRITSNASAIVTNAARSLFAEQPQLIAPGGNAYTSRRMAACLRDMEIILRYVTYAIFAGDASVLEDRCLNGLRETYLALGTPGSSVAVGVQKMKDAAIAIANDTNGITLGDCSALMAEVATYFDRAAAAVA; translated from the coding sequence ATGTACGACGCATTCACAAGAGTTGTTTCTCAAGCTGACGCTCGTGGAGAGTTCTTAAGCTCTAGCCAAATCGATGCTTTAAGCCAAATGGTAAGTGACAGCAACAAACGTATTGATACCGTTAACCGTATCACCAGCAACGCTTCTGCTATCGTTACCAACGCAGCTCGTTCTTTATTCGCCGAGCAACCTCAATTAATCGCTCCCGGTGGAAATGCTTATACTAGCCGTCGTATGGCTGCTTGTCTTCGTGACATGGAAATCATTTTACGTTACGTTACCTACGCTATCTTCGCTGGTGACGCTTCCGTATTAGAAGATCGTTGTTTAAATGGACTTCGTGAAACCTACTTAGCATTAGGTACTCCCGGTTCTTCCGTAGCTGTTGGTGTTCAAAAAATGAAAGATGCAGCTATTGCCATTGCTAACGATACCAATGGTATTACCCTTGGTGATTGTAGTGCTTTAATGGCTGAAGTTGCTACCTATTTCGATCGTGCTGCTGCTGCAGTTGCATAG
- a CDS encoding transposase yields MTTLLKKKEKLNEIEKEKLEEVKKVAPKLIKMYEEKEAWRDIFESDITEEKALDKIAEWMKSAQKYFPESCQTIRRWLNEILAYFDNRTSQGILEGINQKIKLIKRRAYGMTNFENFQRRILLNWSVI; encoded by the coding sequence ATTACCACTTTATTAAAGAAGAAAGAAAAGCTAAATGAAATAGAAAAGGAGAAACTAGAAGAAGTCAAAAAAGTAGCACCGAAGTTAATAAAAATGTATGAAGAAAAAGAGGCGTGGAGAGATATATTTGAAAGTGATATAACTGAGGAAAAAGCATTGGATAAAATTGCAGAATGGATGAAATCAGCACAAAAATATTTTCCAGAAAGTTGTCAAACAATAAGGAGATGGCTCAATGAAATATTAGCTTATTTTGACAATAGGACAAGTCAAGGTATATTAGAAGGAATTAATCAAAAAATTAAATTGATTAAGAGAAGAGCTTATGGCATGACAAATTTTGAGAATTTTCAGCGAAGAATCTTATTAAATTGGTCAGTAATTTAA
- the ruvA gene encoding Holliday junction branch migration protein RuvA, which produces MLSYFKGYINNILFNNNRSILILEVNNIGYEIQVPLHFARKLEINLEKQIQIFTHFQIRDDQQFLYGFSSSAQRDLFRQLIAISGIGCQSAIALIDTLGLEDLVQAIVTGNIRQLSKTPGIGQKTAERIALELKTKLSQWRISAGVTVENTNAFPNEEIMADLEMTLMALGYTNKEIQQAISVISQDNLLQKNTHVEEWIRSAIAFLSFNNP; this is translated from the coding sequence ATGCTTAGTTATTTCAAAGGATATATCAATAATATTTTATTTAATAATAATCGTAGTATTTTAATTTTAGAAGTTAATAATATCGGTTATGAGATACAAGTTCCCCTTCATTTTGCCAGAAAATTAGAAATTAATTTAGAAAAACAAATCCAGATTTTTACCCATTTTCAAATAAGAGATGATCAACAATTTCTTTATGGTTTTTCCAGCAGTGCGCAAAGGGATTTATTTCGTCAACTAATCGCTATTTCTGGCATTGGTTGTCAATCTGCGATTGCTTTAATTGATACGTTAGGCTTAGAGGATTTAGTACAGGCGATCGTCACAGGAAATATTCGTCAACTGTCGAAAACTCCGGGTATCGGGCAAAAAACCGCCGAAAGAATTGCCCTAGAATTGAAAACAAAACTCTCTCAATGGCGTATTTCTGCAGGAGTTACTGTTGAAAATACGAATGCTTTTCCCAATGAAGAAATTATGGCAGATTTAGAAATGACGTTAATGGCTTTAGGTTATACTAATAAAGAAATACAACAAGCAATCTCCGTCATTAGTCAAGATAATTTATTACAAAAAAATACCCATGTTGAAGAATGGATTAGAAGTGCCATCGCATTTTTATCCTTCAATAATCCTTAA
- the cbiQ gene encoding cobalt ECF transporter T component CbiQ, protein MKLLLDQYAYLDSCIHRWESKPKFIALVTLIFAFAFIQKLVFLPFIIIITAILYFLSNLPFSFLLSRLRYPGIFIVAVVILLPFLVGKTILLSLFFLDVKLEGSLLVILIVTRFICILTTSLVLFGTSPFLTTLKTVRSMGLSPIISDMMLLSYRYLEEFGDRLTRMQRALKLKGFQPHKITRRNLKVIAHLMGSLLVISYDQSKLVYQAMILRGYHDRYTKAKIAPSNIPSKHWIACGIVVFISFILMILQLLIKG, encoded by the coding sequence ATGAAACTATTATTAGATCAATATGCCTACTTAGATTCTTGTATTCATCGTTGGGAATCAAAACCGAAATTTATTGCTTTGGTTACTCTAATTTTTGCCTTTGCTTTTATTCAAAAATTAGTTTTTTTACCCTTTATTATTATTATTACAGCTATTTTATATTTTTTATCTAATCTCCCCTTTTCTTTTTTGCTTTCTCGTCTTCGTTATCCGGGTATTTTTATTGTGGCAGTAGTGATTTTATTACCTTTTTTAGTTGGTAAAACTATTCTTTTGTCTCTATTTTTTTTAGATGTTAAATTAGAAGGAAGTTTATTAGTTATTTTAATTGTTACTCGTTTTATTTGCATTTTAACTACCAGTTTAGTACTGTTTGGGACTTCTCCTTTTTTAACTACTTTAAAAACCGTTCGATCGATGGGTTTATCTCCGATAATTAGTGATATGATGTTGTTAAGTTATCGTTATTTAGAGGAATTTGGCGATCGATTAACGAGGATGCAAAGGGCATTAAAATTAAAAGGTTTTCAGCCTCACAAAATCACTAGACGTAATTTGAAAGTTATTGCTCATCTTATGGGTAGTTTATTAGTCATTAGTTATGATCAATCAAAATTAGTTTATCAAGCAATGATTTTAAGAGGTTATCACGATCGATACACAAAAGCAAAAATAGCTCCATCAAATATTCCTAGTAAACACTGGATAGCCTGTGGAATTGTTGTTTTTATTAGCTTTATTTTGATGATTCTTCAATTATTAATTAAGGGTTAA
- a CDS encoding type II toxin-antitoxin system HicB family antitoxin: MKQTFTARIFQEGSWFVAQCLEVEIASQGETEIKALANLQEALELHFEPPCATIFPTLEKLQVEINAA, encoded by the coding sequence ATGAAACAAACTTTCACCGCCAGAATCTTTCAAGAAGGAAGTTGGTTTGTTGCCCAATGTTTAGAAGTTGAGATTGCGAGTCAAGGAGAAACAGAAATAAAGGCATTAGCGAATCTTCAAGAAGCCTTAGAATTACACTTTGAGCCTCCTTGTGCAACTATTTTCCCCACGTTAGAAAAATTACAAGTAGAAATCAATGCCGCTTAA